The following coding sequences are from one Streptomyces dengpaensis window:
- a CDS encoding AzlC family ABC transporter permease gives MAEQTALADIRSEEGGKPDAAVVRDALGVGVAVGLSGFAFGVTSAGSGLTLLQTCALSLLVFTGASQFALVGALAAGGNPLTAAAGAFFLGVRNAFYGLRLSQLLALPRAVRPFAAQWVIDETTAVALAQPTRRSVRIGFTVTGLSLYVLWNLTTLLGALGAEAIGDTDAWGLDAAGPAVFLALLAPMLKTTTERAVAGVAVLLGLGLLPVLPAGVPVLVAALAAPAALYVAGRRSVKTANDAPREDR, from the coding sequence GTGGCAGAACAGACAGCTCTCGCAGACATACGCAGTGAAGAAGGCGGAAAACCCGACGCCGCCGTCGTCCGGGACGCCCTAGGTGTCGGCGTCGCCGTCGGACTGTCCGGGTTCGCCTTCGGGGTGACCTCGGCCGGCAGCGGGCTCACGCTGCTGCAGACCTGCGCGCTCAGCCTCCTGGTGTTCACCGGCGCCTCGCAGTTCGCGCTCGTGGGCGCGCTCGCGGCCGGGGGCAACCCCCTCACGGCGGCCGCGGGCGCCTTCTTCCTCGGGGTCCGCAACGCCTTCTACGGGCTGCGCCTGTCGCAACTGCTCGCCCTCCCGCGCGCGGTGCGTCCGTTCGCCGCGCAGTGGGTCATCGACGAGACCACGGCGGTCGCGCTCGCCCAGCCCACCCGCCGCAGCGTCCGCATCGGCTTCACCGTCACCGGGCTCTCCCTGTACGTGCTGTGGAACCTCACCACCCTGCTCGGCGCCCTCGGAGCCGAAGCCATCGGCGACACCGACGCATGGGGCCTGGACGCCGCCGGGCCCGCCGTCTTCCTGGCCCTGCTCGCGCCGATGCTGAAGACCACAACGGAGCGCGCGGTCGCGGGTGTCGCCGTCCTCCTGGGGCTCGGTCTGCTGCCCGTGCTGCCCGCCGGAGTTCCCGTACTCGTGGCCGCGCTGGCCGCTCCAGCCGCCCTCTACGTAGCGGGGCGGCGCAGTGTGAAGACCGCCAACGACGCACCAAGGGAAGACCGTTGA
- a CDS encoding Fpg/Nei family DNA glycosylase: MPEGDTVWQTARRLHIALAGKVLTRSDLRVPKYATADLTGRTVLDVTPRGKHLLTRIEGGLTLHSHLRMDGSWKVYASGQRWSGGPTHQIRAILGTADRTAVGYRLPVLELLRTTDEDRAVGHLGPDLLGPDWDPDKALENLLRDSARPLGEALLDQRNLAGIGNVYKSELCFLLGATPWLPIGDLPADRAAQLPALAKKLLEANRDRPARSTTGRRDQNLFAYGRTPRPCLRCRTPIRAADQGDGSRERPTYWCPTCQKGPTPPPRPTPPPGAVRSRTSPRRTTN, from the coding sequence ATGCCCGAAGGAGACACCGTCTGGCAGACCGCGAGGCGCCTGCACATCGCCCTCGCGGGAAAGGTGCTGACCCGTTCCGACCTACGGGTGCCCAAGTACGCCACCGCCGACCTCACCGGTCGCACCGTGCTGGACGTCACCCCGCGCGGCAAGCACCTCCTCACCCGGATCGAGGGCGGGCTGACCCTGCACTCGCATCTGCGGATGGACGGTTCGTGGAAGGTGTACGCGAGCGGCCAGCGCTGGAGCGGCGGTCCCACGCACCAGATCAGGGCCATCCTCGGCACCGCGGACCGCACGGCGGTCGGTTACCGCCTCCCGGTACTCGAGCTGCTGCGCACCACCGACGAGGACCGCGCGGTCGGCCACCTCGGCCCCGACCTCCTCGGCCCGGACTGGGACCCGGACAAGGCCCTCGAAAACCTCCTGCGCGACTCGGCCCGCCCCCTCGGCGAAGCCCTGCTCGACCAACGCAATCTCGCCGGCATCGGCAACGTCTACAAGAGCGAACTGTGCTTTCTCCTCGGCGCCACCCCCTGGCTCCCCATCGGCGACCTGCCCGCCGACCGGGCTGCCCAACTGCCGGCCCTCGCCAAGAAGCTCCTCGAAGCCAACCGAGACCGTCCGGCCCGCAGCACCACGGGCCGCCGCGACCAGAACCTCTTCGCGTACGGCCGCACACCCCGCCCCTGTCTACGCTGCCGCACCCCGATCCGAGCGGCGGACCAGGGCGACGGTTCGCGCGAGCGCCCCACTTACTGGTGCCCGACCTGCCAGAAGGGCCCGACGCCGCCGCCGCGCCCCACCCCGCCACCGGGCGCCGTCCGATCCCGTACAAGCCCGCGACGTACGACTAATTGA
- a CDS encoding ATP-dependent helicase, translating into MVSSTHRALDGFSLATRGWFTGAFSAPTAAQAGAWSAIGAGSDVLVVAPTGSGKTLAAFLAALDQLASTPPPADPKKRCRVLYVSPLKALAVDVERNLRSPLTGIRQEAVRRGLPEPEVKVGIRSGDTPAAERRALATRPPDILITTPESLFLMLTSATRDALTGIETVILDEVHAVAGTKRGAHLALTLERLDELLPKPARRIGLSATVRPVDEVARYLSPRRKVEIVQPKSGKEFDLSVVVPVEDLGELGGSPVADANEGAEKPSIWPHVEERITDLVQSHRSTIVFANSRRLAERLCNRLNEIAYERATGEPLEVAHAPAQLMGGSGAAQGAPPVIARAHHGSVSKEQRALVEEDLKAGRLPAVVATSSLELGIDMGAVDLVIQVESPPSVASGLQRVGRAGHQVGAVSTGVVFPKYRGDLVQAAVVTERMRTGSIESLRVPANPLDVLAQQLVAMTALDTWQVDDLLATVRRAAPFASLPESAFTAVLDMLAGRYPSDAFAELRPRVVWDRVAGTVTGRPGAQRLAVTSGGTIPDRGLFGVFLAGADPKKGGGRVGELDEEMVYESRVGDVFTLGTSSWRIEDITRDRVLVSPAPGVPGRLPFWKGDQLGRPLELGRAVGAFLREVGSLPKDDARLRLLAAGLDAWAADNVLSYLAEQREACGHIPDDRTIVVERFRDELGDWRVVVHSPFGAQVHAPWALALGAKLSERYGMDAQVMHADDGIVLRLPDADLMGLDLLDQTPMKAGTEYDADQAPVGAADVAFDKGEVDQIVTDQVGSSALFASRFRECAARALLLPRRNPGKRTPLWQQRQRAAQLLQVASEFGSFPIVLEAVRECLQDVFDVPGLTELMGDIESRKVRLVEVTTPEPSPFARSLLFGYVAQFLYEGDSPLAERRAAALSLDSRLLAELLGQAELRELLDADVLTELERELQWLTEDRRVKDTEGVADLLRLLGPLSDAELAERGAEPQWAQELAAARRAIRVRIAGADHWAAIEDAGRLRDALGTALPVGVPEAFTEPVKDPLGDLLARYARTHGPFTSTTAAARFGLGTAVTDGALQRLAASGRVVQGEFHPAGIGQEWCDAAVLRRLRRRSLAALRHELEPVPPAALAQFLPQWQHVGSGHGLRGIDGLVRAIEQLQGASVPASALEKLVLPSRVAGYTPAMLDELTAAGEVVWAGAGSLPGKDGWVSLYLADAAPLLLPAPHPLELTALHQSVLDALSGGYGLFFRQIADQVRATTHPDATDPQLADAVWDLAWSGRLTNDTLAPMRALLGSGRTAGSTAHRAKRSLPRGRYGSLTGAARPQSRTGPPTVAGRWSLLPEREPDPTVRGHALARTLLDRHGVVTRGAVAAEGVEGGFSAVYRILSAFEDSGQARRGYVVEGLGAAQFAMDGAVDRLRAAANARDRGETLSEPPLPNGFPGAHGFPGGRSGANAPGFPGDRASAHTPGFPGDPDPEDTLGYPADLDTANASGFPDGSGFPDSSGFLDDPGFADDHSFSADSTFAARSPHTNGSTYSNSSAYANSPAFSNNRARTRATSSAVVLAAADPANAFGAALPWPEPPTGAGHKPGRKAGSLVVLVDGELTLYMERGGKTLLAWPADPHGAVLEDIRLRAAAEALAAAARAGSLGTVTVERVNGASALTSPVGTLLEGAGFIATPRGLRLRA; encoded by the coding sequence ATGGTCAGTTCCACGCACCGAGCCCTCGACGGCTTCTCCCTCGCGACCCGCGGCTGGTTCACGGGGGCCTTCTCCGCGCCCACCGCGGCCCAGGCCGGGGCGTGGTCGGCCATCGGTGCGGGGTCGGACGTCCTCGTGGTCGCCCCGACGGGCTCGGGCAAGACTCTGGCCGCGTTCCTCGCCGCGCTCGACCAGCTGGCCTCGACCCCGCCGCCGGCCGACCCCAAGAAGCGCTGCCGGGTGCTGTACGTCTCACCGTTGAAGGCCCTCGCGGTGGACGTGGAGCGGAATCTGCGCAGCCCGCTGACCGGCATCCGGCAGGAGGCCGTGCGGCGCGGGCTGCCCGAGCCCGAGGTCAAGGTGGGCATCCGCTCGGGCGACACCCCTGCCGCCGAGCGCCGAGCACTGGCCACGCGCCCGCCGGACATCCTGATCACGACCCCCGAGTCACTGTTCCTGATGCTGACGTCGGCCACGCGCGACGCGTTGACAGGCATCGAGACGGTGATCCTGGACGAGGTGCACGCAGTGGCGGGCACGAAGCGCGGCGCCCATCTCGCGCTCACCCTGGAGCGCCTCGACGAGTTGCTGCCGAAGCCTGCGCGCCGCATCGGCCTGTCCGCCACCGTGCGCCCGGTGGACGAGGTCGCCCGCTATCTCTCGCCGCGCCGCAAGGTGGAGATCGTCCAGCCGAAGTCCGGCAAGGAGTTCGACCTCTCCGTGGTCGTCCCGGTGGAGGACTTGGGCGAATTGGGCGGCTCCCCGGTCGCCGATGCCAATGAGGGCGCCGAGAAGCCCTCCATCTGGCCACATGTCGAGGAGCGGATCACCGACCTCGTCCAGTCCCACCGTTCCACGATCGTGTTCGCCAACTCCCGCCGCCTGGCCGAGCGCCTGTGCAACCGGCTCAACGAGATCGCGTACGAGAGGGCGACCGGCGAGCCTCTTGAGGTGGCCCATGCGCCGGCCCAGCTGATGGGCGGCTCGGGCGCGGCCCAGGGTGCTCCGCCCGTCATCGCCCGCGCCCACCACGGCTCCGTCTCCAAGGAGCAGCGGGCGCTCGTCGAGGAGGACCTGAAGGCGGGTCGCCTGCCCGCGGTGGTCGCCACCTCCAGCCTCGAACTGGGCATCGACATGGGCGCGGTGGACCTCGTCATCCAGGTGGAGTCGCCGCCCTCCGTGGCCTCCGGGCTCCAGCGCGTGGGGCGCGCGGGCCACCAGGTGGGCGCGGTCTCCACCGGCGTGGTGTTCCCGAAGTACCGGGGTGACCTGGTGCAGGCGGCCGTGGTCACCGAGCGGATGCGCACCGGCTCCATCGAGTCCCTCCGGGTCCCCGCCAATCCCCTGGACGTGCTGGCCCAGCAGCTCGTCGCCATGACCGCGCTCGACACCTGGCAAGTTGACGACCTGCTCGCCACGGTCCGGCGGGCGGCGCCGTTCGCCTCGCTCCCGGAGTCGGCGTTCACCGCCGTGCTCGACATGCTCGCGGGCCGCTATCCGTCCGACGCCTTCGCGGAGCTCAGGCCCCGCGTGGTGTGGGACCGCGTCGCCGGTACGGTCACCGGCCGCCCCGGTGCGCAGCGTCTCGCCGTGACCTCCGGGGGCACGATCCCCGACCGAGGACTCTTCGGGGTCTTCCTCGCCGGAGCCGATCCCAAGAAGGGCGGCGGCCGGGTCGGCGAACTCGATGAGGAAATGGTCTACGAGTCGCGCGTCGGCGATGTCTTCACGCTCGGCACAAGCTCCTGGCGCATCGAGGACATCACCCGCGACCGCGTCCTGGTCTCCCCCGCGCCCGGCGTCCCCGGCAGGCTCCCCTTCTGGAAGGGAGACCAGCTGGGACGTCCGCTCGAACTGGGCCGTGCGGTCGGCGCGTTCCTCCGCGAGGTCGGCTCGCTCCCGAAGGACGACGCCCGGCTCCGTCTGCTCGCCGCGGGACTCGACGCCTGGGCGGCGGACAATGTGCTCTCGTATCTCGCCGAACAGCGCGAGGCATGCGGGCACATCCCGGACGACCGGACCATCGTCGTCGAGCGGTTCCGCGACGAGCTGGGCGACTGGCGGGTTGTCGTGCACTCCCCCTTCGGCGCCCAGGTCCACGCCCCCTGGGCCCTCGCGCTGGGCGCCAAGCTCTCCGAGCGGTACGGCATGGACGCCCAGGTCATGCACGCCGACGACGGCATCGTGCTGCGCCTGCCCGACGCGGACCTGATGGGCCTGGACCTGCTCGACCAGACGCCCATGAAGGCGGGCACGGAGTACGACGCGGATCAGGCGCCCGTCGGCGCGGCGGACGTCGCCTTCGACAAGGGCGAGGTCGACCAGATCGTCACCGACCAGGTGGGCAGCTCGGCTCTGTTCGCGTCGCGCTTCCGCGAGTGCGCCGCCCGCGCACTGCTGCTGCCGCGCCGCAACCCCGGCAAGCGCACCCCGCTGTGGCAGCAGCGGCAGCGCGCGGCCCAACTGCTTCAGGTGGCCAGCGAGTTCGGTTCGTTCCCGATCGTTCTCGAGGCGGTCCGTGAATGCCTCCAGGACGTTTTCGACGTCCCGGGCCTCACGGAGCTGATGGGCGACATCGAGTCCCGCAAGGTGCGCCTCGTCGAGGTCACCACACCGGAGCCGTCACCGTTCGCCCGCTCCTTGCTCTTCGGGTACGTCGCCCAGTTCCTGTACGAGGGTGACTCGCCGCTCGCCGAACGGCGTGCGGCGGCTCTTTCTCTGGACTCGCGACTCCTTGCCGAGCTCCTCGGCCAGGCCGAGCTGCGCGAGCTCCTCGACGCCGACGTCCTGACCGAGCTGGAGCGGGAGCTCCAGTGGCTCACGGAGGACCGGCGCGTCAAGGACACCGAAGGTGTCGCCGACCTGTTGCGGCTGCTGGGCCCGCTCAGCGACGCCGAGCTGGCCGAGCGGGGTGCCGAACCGCAATGGGCCCAGGAGTTGGCCGCCGCCCGCCGCGCCATCCGGGTCCGGATCGCCGGGGCCGACCACTGGGCGGCGATCGAGGACGCCGGCCGGCTGCGGGACGCACTCGGTACGGCGCTGCCCGTCGGCGTCCCGGAGGCCTTCACCGAGCCGGTCAAGGACCCGCTCGGCGACCTCCTCGCGCGGTACGCGCGCACCCATGGCCCGTTCACCTCGACGACGGCCGCCGCCCGCTTCGGTCTCGGTACGGCCGTCACGGACGGAGCGCTGCAGCGACTGGCCGCGAGCGGCCGTGTCGTACAAGGGGAGTTCCATCCGGCGGGCATCGGCCAGGAGTGGTGTGATGCGGCGGTGCTGCGCAGGTTGCGGCGCCGTTCGCTCGCGGCCCTGCGCCACGAACTGGAGCCAGTGCCGCCCGCCGCGCTCGCGCAGTTCCTGCCGCAGTGGCAACACGTGGGCAGCGGGCACGGACTGCGCGGAATCGATGGACTGGTGCGCGCCATCGAGCAGTTGCAGGGTGCGTCTGTCCCCGCGTCCGCGCTGGAGAAGCTCGTCCTGCCGTCCCGGGTCGCCGGTTACACCCCGGCGATGCTCGATGAACTCACGGCCGCTGGGGAGGTCGTCTGGGCCGGGGCGGGATCACTGCCCGGCAAGGACGGCTGGGTCTCGCTGTATCTGGCGGACGCGGCTCCCCTGCTCCTGCCGGCCCCGCACCCCCTGGAGCTGACCGCGCTCCACCAGTCGGTCCTGGACGCCCTGTCCGGTGGCTACGGCCTCTTCTTCCGCCAGATCGCCGACCAGGTGCGCGCCACCACGCATCCCGACGCCACCGATCCCCAACTGGCGGACGCCGTCTGGGACCTGGCCTGGTCCGGACGCCTCACGAACGACACGCTCGCGCCGATGCGCGCCCTCCTGGGCTCGGGCCGCACCGCCGGGTCCACCGCCCACCGCGCCAAGCGCTCGCTCCCGCGCGGGCGCTACGGCTCCCTGACCGGCGCCGCCCGCCCCCAGTCCCGTACCGGCCCGCCGACCGTGGCCGGACGCTGGTCGCTGCTCCCCGAGCGCGAGCCCGACCCCACGGTGCGCGGCCATGCCCTGGCCCGCACGCTGCTCGACCGGCACGGGGTGGTGACCCGGGGCGCCGTCGCCGCGGAGGGCGTCGAGGGCGGCTTCTCCGCGGTGTACCGCATCCTGTCCGCCTTCGAGGACAGCGGCCAGGCACGCCGCGGCTATGTGGTCGAAGGTCTCGGCGCCGCCCAGTTCGCGATGGACGGAGCGGTGGACCGCCTGCGCGCGGCGGCGAACGCTCGGGACCGGGGCGAAACCCTGTCCGAGCCGCCCCTCCCGAACGGTTTCCCGGGCGCTCACGGATTCCCCGGCGGCCGAAGCGGCGCGAACGCCCCGGGGTTCCCCGGCGACCGTGCCTCCGCGCACACCCCAGGTTTCCCCGGGGACCCAGATCCGGAGGACACCCTCGGCTACCCAGCCGACCTCGACACGGCGAACGCCTCTGGCTTCCCCGACGGCTCCGGGTTCCCTGACAGCTCCGGGTTCCTGGACGACCCAGGCTTCGCCGACGACCACAGCTTCTCGGCAGACTCGACCTTTGCGGCCCGCTCGCCCCACACCAACGGTTCCACGTACTCCAACAGCTCCGCCTACGCCAACAGCCCGGCCTTCTCGAACAACCGTGCCCGCACCCGCGCGACGTCGTCGGCCGTGGTCCTGGCCGCCGCCGACCCCGCCAACGCCTTCGGCGCGGCCCTCCCCTGGCCCGAGCCCCCGACCGGCGCCGGGCACAAGCCGGGCCGAAAGGCGGGCTCCCTGGTCGTGCTCGTCGACGGCGAGCTGACCCTGTACATGGAGCGCGGCGGCAAGACCCTGCTGGCCTGGCCCGCCGACCCGCACGGCGCGGTCTTGGAGGACATACGCCTGCGCGCCGCCGCCGAAGCCCTCGCCGCGGCGGCCCGCGCGGGCTCCCTCGGCACGGTCACGGTAGAGCGCGTCAACGGCGCGTCCGCGCTCACTTCCCCCGTCGGCACCCTCCTGGAAGGAGCAGGCTTCATCGCAACCCCCCGCGGACTGCGCCTCCGCGCCTGA
- a CDS encoding AzlD domain-containing protein, whose amino-acid sequence MNIWIAIGVTAVGCYAVKLIGLLVPAGVLERPFVQRLAALVPVALLAALTAQQTFADGRVLVLDAKAAGLAAAAVALILRAPFLLVVAAAVVVTAGVRAMTG is encoded by the coding sequence TTGAACATCTGGATCGCCATCGGCGTGACCGCCGTCGGCTGCTACGCCGTCAAACTCATCGGGCTGCTGGTTCCCGCAGGCGTACTGGAGCGGCCGTTCGTGCAGCGCCTCGCCGCCCTGGTGCCCGTCGCCCTCCTCGCCGCCCTCACGGCACAGCAGACCTTCGCCGACGGGCGTGTCCTGGTCCTGGACGCGAAGGCCGCGGGACTCGCGGCGGCTGCCGTCGCACTGATCCTGCGGGCCCCCTTCCTGCTCGTGGTCGCCGCGGCGGTGGTGGTGACGGCAGGGGTGCGGGCGATGACCGGCTGA
- a CDS encoding AraC family transcriptional regulator — MAAWAERARHWQYAELPGVDLLRASYVEKIFVRHTHENFVIAAIADGVEVFHHGGADQYVGPGALALVNPDTPHTGRAGVPEGWRYGAVYPSPELVAGIAAETTTIRGTPGFTSPVLDDPYAAGLVHQVLRATEEGNALAADTLLRVAVTRLLRLNGGPLPQRAVHTAGARIAARARAVLEERMAEPPTLERLAADLGTSPFALLRAFRDAYGMPPHTWLTDARVRRARHLLDAGSAPAEVAVAVGFTDQPHLHRHFTRIVGVPPGAYQRERRNVRERKNVQDGDQRLRLRSRAWQNRQLSQTYAVKKAENPTPPSSGTP, encoded by the coding sequence ATGGCGGCTTGGGCGGAACGGGCACGGCACTGGCAGTACGCGGAACTGCCCGGCGTCGACCTGCTGCGGGCCAGCTACGTCGAAAAGATCTTCGTGCGGCACACCCACGAAAACTTCGTCATCGCCGCCATCGCCGACGGTGTCGAGGTCTTCCACCACGGCGGTGCCGACCAGTACGTGGGCCCGGGTGCCCTGGCACTCGTCAACCCGGACACTCCGCACACGGGCCGCGCGGGCGTCCCCGAGGGCTGGCGGTACGGGGCGGTGTACCCGTCGCCGGAACTGGTGGCCGGGATCGCCGCCGAGACCACCACCATCCGCGGCACCCCCGGATTCACTAGTCCGGTGCTCGACGACCCGTATGCGGCGGGCCTGGTCCACCAGGTGCTGCGGGCCACGGAGGAGGGCAACGCGCTCGCCGCCGACACCCTGCTGCGGGTGGCCGTGACCCGGCTGCTGCGCCTGAACGGAGGCCCGCTCCCGCAGCGGGCCGTGCACACCGCGGGCGCCCGCATCGCCGCACGCGCGCGTGCCGTGCTGGAGGAGCGGATGGCCGAGCCGCCGACCCTGGAGAGGCTCGCCGCCGATCTCGGCACCAGCCCGTTCGCGCTGCTGCGCGCGTTCCGGGACGCCTACGGCATGCCGCCGCACACCTGGCTGACCGACGCTCGCGTACGCCGGGCACGCCACCTCCTGGACGCAGGTTCCGCGCCTGCCGAGGTGGCCGTCGCCGTCGGCTTCACCGACCAGCCGCACCTCCATCGGCACTTCACCCGGATCGTGGGCGTGCCCCCGGGCGCCTACCAGCGCGAGCGCAGGAACGTACGCGAGCGCAAGAACGTACAAGACGGTGACCAGCGGCTGCGCCTACGGTCCAGGGCGTGGCAGAACAGACAGCTCTCGCAGACATACGCAGTGAAGAAGGCGGAAAACCCGACGCCGCCGTCGTCCGGGACGCCCTAG
- a CDS encoding AI-2E family transporter produces the protein MAPTDETAQVAQQASPLGTTPPTGPPTGDAAVPGGRMPRWLPRAMVLALALIAVFQLGSWAFHQLTGLLINILIAFFLALAVEPAVSWMASRGLRRGLATFLVFLGSTIAIAGFFALLGSMLAGQIIKLVEGFPGYLDSVINWINAHFRTDLKRVDIQDSLLKSDWLRKYVQNSATGVLDVSAQVLGGLFQLLTIALFSFYFAADGPRLRRALCSVLPPARQAEVLRAWEIAVDKTGGYLYSRGLMALISGVAHYILLEFLGVPYAPVLGVWVGLVSQFIPTIGTYLAGALPMLIAFTIDPWYALWVLIFVLVYQQFENYVLQPKLTAKAVNIHPAVAFGSVVAGAALLGAVGALIAIPAVATLQAFLGAYVKRYDVTDDPRVQGHRPRKSVTLRARVRRLFSR, from the coding sequence GTGGCCCCGACAGACGAGACCGCGCAGGTCGCCCAGCAGGCATCACCGCTCGGCACGACGCCGCCCACCGGCCCTCCGACCGGGGACGCGGCCGTGCCCGGCGGGCGCATGCCCCGCTGGCTGCCGCGCGCGATGGTGCTCGCCCTGGCACTCATTGCCGTTTTCCAGCTGGGTAGCTGGGCGTTCCATCAGCTCACCGGTCTGCTGATCAACATCCTCATCGCGTTCTTCCTGGCGCTCGCCGTCGAGCCCGCGGTGAGCTGGATGGCCTCGCGCGGTCTGCGCAGGGGACTGGCCACCTTCCTCGTCTTTCTCGGCTCGACGATCGCGATCGCCGGGTTCTTCGCGCTGCTCGGTTCGATGCTCGCGGGCCAGATCATCAAGTTGGTCGAGGGGTTCCCCGGCTACCTCGACTCGGTCATCAACTGGATCAACGCACATTTCCGCACCGACCTGAAACGGGTGGATATCCAGGACAGCCTGCTCAAATCCGACTGGCTGCGGAAGTATGTGCAGAACAGCGCCACGGGCGTCCTGGACGTCTCCGCGCAGGTGCTGGGCGGCCTCTTCCAGCTGCTGACGATCGCGCTGTTCTCGTTCTACTTCGCCGCCGACGGGCCGCGGCTGCGGCGCGCGCTGTGCTCGGTGCTGCCGCCCGCCCGGCAGGCCGAGGTGCTGCGCGCGTGGGAGATAGCCGTCGACAAGACCGGCGGCTATCTGTACTCACGCGGTCTGATGGCGCTGATCTCAGGCGTAGCCCACTACATCCTGCTGGAGTTCCTGGGCGTGCCCTACGCGCCCGTGCTCGGCGTCTGGGTCGGTCTGGTCTCGCAGTTCATCCCCACCATCGGCACCTATCTCGCGGGTGCCCTGCCGATGCTGATCGCCTTCACGATCGACCCCTGGTACGCGCTGTGGGTGCTCATCTTCGTGTTGGTCTACCAGCAGTTCGAGAACTATGTGCTGCAGCCCAAGCTGACCGCCAAGGCCGTCAACATCCACCCCGCGGTCGCCTTCGGGTCGGTCGTCGCGGGCGCTGCGCTCCTCGGCGCTGTCGGCGCGTTGATCGCGATCCCCGCCGTCGCCACCCTGCAGGCCTTCCTGGGGGCGTACGTGAAGCGGTACGACGTCACGGACGACCCTCGGGTGCAGGGGCACCGGCCGCGGAAGTCGGTCACCCTCCGCGCGCGCGTGCGGCGGCTCTTCAGCAGGTGA
- a CDS encoding DUF3046 domain-containing protein, whose protein sequence is MRLTVFWQRMADHFGEGYADTFARDHVMTELGGRTVHEALNAGWEAKDVWRAVCTTMNIPYEKR, encoded by the coding sequence ATGCGGTTGACGGTCTTTTGGCAGCGGATGGCAGATCACTTCGGTGAGGGGTACGCCGACACCTTCGCGCGCGATCACGTGATGACGGAGCTCGGCGGGCGCACCGTCCACGAGGCGCTGAACGCTGGCTGGGAGGCCAAGGACGTGTGGCGCGCGGTGTGCACGACCATGAACATTCCGTACGAAAAACGCTGA